From a single Sebastes umbrosus isolate fSebUmb1 chromosome 17, fSebUmb1.pri, whole genome shotgun sequence genomic region:
- the zar1l gene encoding ZAR1-like protein, producing MEGFLSTFPPHNVCSEGGWGKREGRFMTPQGLNMTPQGLNYLELCRAIILAQVSPALPHLPPLKRANTRECGVQVNAKVDKVVQCSLGPKTLFCSDCDQQKVSSKSPEKDNTSVVSQLRFLRPVSIYSPVFDRRLFMKKLCHEDGSEGEAEQEAEQAESDRDDDETDHSEEEEEEEEAEEEDTVKDFKTTFNKSTKGSNFQFLEQRYGFFHCKKCNVRWESAYVWCISGTSKVYYKQLCRKCQVGFNPYRVESILCKGCSQTCCSCEKKQRHINMKRPHRQDLCCRCKGMRLSCDATYSFKYIV from the exons ATGGAGGGCTTCCTGTCCACGTTTCCACCCCACAATGTGTGCTCTGAGGGCGGctggggaaagagagagggccGCTTCATGACCCCCCAGGGCCTCAACATGACCCCCCAGGGTCTCAACTACCTGGAGCTCTGCAGGGCCATCATCCTGGCCCAGGTCAGCCCAGCTTtacctcatcttcctcctctgaaGAGAGCCAACACCAGAGAGTGCGGCGTGCAGGTCAACGCCAAAGTGGATAAAGTCGTGCAGTGCTCGCTGGGTCCCAAAACGCTCTTCTGCTCGGACTGCGACCAACAGAAAGTGTCCTCGAAGTCCCCGGAGAAGGACAACACGTCGGTGGTGAGCCAGCTGCGCTTCCTGAGGCCAGTTTCCATCTACTCGCCGGTGTTTGACCGCAGGCTCTTCATGAAGAAACTCTGCCATGAGGATGGAAGTGAAGGAGAAGCTGAACAAGAAGCCGAACAAGCCGAGTCTGACAGGGATGATGATGAGACGGAtcacagtgaggaggaggaggaggaggaggaagctgaggaggaggacacaGTGAAGGACTTCAAGACCACTTTCAACAAGTCTACAAAGGGCTCCAACTTTCAG TTCCTGGAGCAGAGGTATGGCTTTTTCCACTGCAAAAAGTGCAACGTCCGGTGGGAGAGTGCTTATGTTTGGTGCATCTCTGGAACCAGTAAG GTGTACTACAAGCAGCTCTGCCGGAAGTGTCAGGTGGGGTTTAACCCCTACAGAGTGGAGTCCATCCTCTGCAAG GGCTGCTCTCAGACCTGCTGCAGCTGTGAGAAGAAGCAGAGGCACATTAACATGAAGAGGCCTCACCGCCAGGACCTGTGTTGTCGCTGCAAGGGCATGAGGCTGTCATGCGACGCCACCTACAGCTTCAAATACATCGTCTGA